A single region of the Nitrosomonas sp. Is79A3 genome encodes:
- the infA gene encoding translation initiation factor IF-1: MAKEDTIQMQGEILETLPNATFRVKLENGHIVLGHISGKMRMHYIRILPGDKVTVDLTPYDLTRARITFRAK, from the coding sequence ATGGCTAAAGAAGACACTATACAGATGCAAGGTGAGATATTAGAAACTCTCCCTAATGCTACTTTTAGAGTAAAACTAGAAAATGGGCATATTGTGCTTGGACATATTTCAGGAAAGATGCGTATGCACTATATACGTATCTTACCTGGTGATAAAGTTACAGTAGATTTAACCCCATATGATTTAACAAGAGCCAGAATAACATTTAGAGCTAAATAA
- the secY gene encoding preprotein translocase subunit SecY encodes MATKGASVKAVDKFADLKQRLWFLLLALIVYRIGAHVPVPGIDPITLKELFDSQESSVLGMFNMFSGGALSRFSIFALGIMPYISASIIMQLGTVAVPYLEALKKEGESGRRKISQYTRYGTLALALVQSYGISVALQSQPGLVIQPGGMFVLTTVITLVTGTIFLMWLGEQITERGIGNGISLIIFAGIAAGLPSAIGGTLDLVSTGSMHFLVALCIFLAAALVTAIVVFVEKGQRRILVNYAKRQVGQKVYGGQSSHLPLKLNMAGVIPPIFASSIILFPATLAGWFATGESMIWLKDVSAALSPGQPIYVILYAVMIIFFCFFYTALVFNPKETSDNLKKSGAFIPGIRPGEQTTRYIEKIMLRLTLTGSIYVTLVCLLPEFLILKWNVPFYFGGTSLLIIVIVTMDFMSQIQSHVMSSQYDSLLKKANFKTGNAKLPTR; translated from the coding sequence TTGGCTACAAAAGGTGCATCAGTTAAAGCTGTTGATAAATTTGCTGATCTGAAACAACGTTTATGGTTTCTACTGTTAGCGTTGATAGTATATAGAATTGGAGCGCATGTCCCTGTTCCAGGAATTGACCCAATTACTCTGAAAGAGTTATTTGATTCTCAAGAAAGTAGTGTGCTGGGAATGTTTAATATGTTTTCCGGTGGAGCACTTTCAAGATTTTCAATTTTTGCACTTGGTATAATGCCGTATATTTCAGCTTCCATCATAATGCAATTAGGAACAGTGGCAGTTCCTTATCTCGAAGCATTAAAGAAAGAAGGGGAAAGCGGACGTAGAAAAATTTCACAATACACAAGATATGGTACGTTAGCATTAGCCTTAGTTCAAAGTTATGGGATTTCAGTTGCCCTGCAATCTCAACCAGGTTTAGTTATACAACCTGGTGGAATGTTTGTACTTACGACAGTCATAACATTAGTTACAGGTACCATTTTTTTAATGTGGCTTGGTGAACAAATTACAGAACGCGGAATAGGAAATGGCATATCTTTAATTATTTTTGCAGGAATTGCTGCTGGATTACCAAGTGCAATTGGTGGAACTTTAGATTTAGTTAGCACTGGTTCTATGCATTTTCTTGTTGCACTCTGTATTTTTCTTGCAGCTGCATTAGTTACTGCAATAGTTGTTTTTGTAGAAAAGGGACAAAGGCGAATTCTTGTTAATTACGCCAAACGTCAAGTTGGACAGAAGGTATATGGAGGACAAAGCTCTCATTTGCCTTTAAAGCTCAATATGGCTGGTGTTATACCACCTATTTTTGCTTCAAGTATTATTTTATTTCCTGCTACTTTAGCAGGTTGGTTTGCTACTGGCGAATCAATGATATGGCTAAAAGATGTTAGTGCAGCATTATCACCTGGACAGCCTATATACGTAATACTGTATGCCGTAATGATAATATTCTTTTGCTTTTTTTATACTGCGCTTGTATTTAACCCAAAAGAAACATCCGATAACCTTAAAAAGAGTGGCGCATTTATTCCAGGAATAAGACCAGGCGAGCAGACAACAAGATACATCGAAAAGATAATGCTGCGCTTGACTCTTACAGGATCTATTTATGTGACTCTCGTTTGTTTATTACCTGAATTTTTAATACTTAAATGGAACGTGCCATTTTATTTTGGCGGTACATCATTATTAATCATTGTAATCGTAACAATGGATTTTATGTCGCAAATTCAATCACATGTTATGTCTTCACAATATGATAGCTTACTGAAGAAAGCTAATTTTAAAACAGGTAACGCGAAGTTACCTACAAGATAA
- the rplO gene encoding 50S ribosomal protein L15: MYLNSIKSAAGSKKNKLRVGRGMGSGIGKTCGRGHKGQKSRAGGFHKVGFEGGQMPIQRRLPKRGFSTIKELNTCELKLSDLIDCSDQEINLQLLKKLKLISNKVQKVKILNSGTLDKKIQIKGILVTNSAKKTIESHGGSIT, from the coding sequence ATGTACTTGAATTCAATTAAATCAGCAGCTGGCTCAAAGAAAAATAAATTAAGAGTCGGAAGAGGTATGGGTTCAGGAATTGGAAAAACTTGTGGTAGAGGACACAAAGGACAAAAATCACGCGCAGGTGGTTTTCATAAAGTGGGATTTGAAGGTGGTCAAATGCCGATTCAACGAAGATTACCTAAACGTGGATTTTCTACTATAAAAGAACTTAATACTTGTGAATTAAAATTATCCGATCTAATTGATTGTTCAGATCAGGAAATTAATCTTCAATTATTGAAGAAATTAAAACTTATTTCAAATAAAGTACAAAAAGTAAAAATATTAAATTCTGGTACTTTAGATAAGAAAATTCAAATAAAAGGAATTCTTGTAACTAACAGTGCTAAAAAAACCATAGAATCACATGGTGGCTCTATTACATAG
- the rpmD gene encoding 50S ribosomal protein L30, producing the protein MVNKALRTIKVTLVKSPIGTKQSHRATVRGLGLRKINSFSILNDTPEIRGMVNKINYLVKCE; encoded by the coding sequence ATGGTTAATAAAGCATTAAGAACAATAAAAGTTACTCTTGTAAAAAGCCCTATAGGTACGAAACAATCTCATCGAGCTACTGTTCGCGGATTAGGATTACGCAAAATTAATAGTTTTTCAATCCTAAATGACACGCCTGAAATTCGTGGAATGGTTAATAAAATTAATTACTTAGTTAAGTGTGAATAA
- the rpsE gene encoding 30S ribosomal protein S5 produces the protein MAKTTKTNGKTTGIEESGDDLREKMVAINRVTKVVKGGRILGFAALTVVGDGDGSVGMGKGKSREVPVAVQKAMDEARRRMTKIKIKGGTIYHPITASHGAAKVYMQPAPEGTGIIAGGPMRAIFEVMGMTNILAKCIGSTNPYNVVRATLKGLNAMNTPANIAAKRGKTVKEILGQDNG, from the coding sequence ATGGCCAAAACTACAAAAACTAACGGAAAAACAACAGGAATAGAAGAAAGCGGTGATGATTTACGCGAGAAAATGGTGGCCATTAATAGAGTTACTAAGGTAGTAAAAGGTGGGCGTATTCTCGGCTTTGCAGCACTCACAGTTGTCGGAGATGGTGATGGTAGTGTCGGAATGGGTAAAGGAAAATCCCGCGAAGTTCCGGTTGCTGTACAAAAGGCCATGGATGAAGCGAGAAGACGAATGACTAAAATTAAAATTAAGGGCGGTACTATTTATCACCCTATTACTGCTTCGCATGGTGCTGCAAAAGTTTATATGCAACCTGCGCCAGAGGGAACAGGAATTATTGCTGGAGGACCCATGCGCGCGATTTTTGAAGTCATGGGAATGACCAATATTCTTGCGAAATGTATCGGCTCTACAAATCCCTATAATGTTGTGAGAGCGACCCTCAAAGGTCTTAATGCAATGAATACGCCAGCAAATATTGCAGCAAAAAGGGGTAAGACAGTAAAAGAAATTCTTGGACAAGATAATGGTTAA
- the rplR gene encoding 50S ribosomal protein L18 codes for MLNLKENRIRRSLKTRIKIAKLGVIRLSVHRTNSHIYAQLIDDKNNKIITCASTLEPEVRKSLTKGGNVAAAALIGKRLAEKAVNCGISNIAFDRSGYKYHGRVKALADAARENGLKF; via the coding sequence ATGTTGAACTTAAAAGAAAATAGAATTAGACGCTCATTAAAAACACGTATTAAAATTGCAAAATTAGGTGTAATTCGATTATCTGTGCATCGTACAAATTCTCATATATATGCTCAGCTCATAGATGATAAAAATAATAAGATCATAACTTGTGCTTCAACTCTAGAACCTGAAGTTCGAAAGTCTCTAACAAAAGGCGGTAACGTAGCTGCAGCTGCGTTAATAGGCAAAAGACTTGCTGAAAAGGCAGTAAATTGTGGAATATCCAATATAGCTTTTGATCGTTCAGGTTATAAATATCATGGACGTGTAAAAGCCTTAGCTGATGCAGCTCGTGAAAATGGATTGAAATTTTAA
- the rplF gene encoding 50S ribosomal protein L6 encodes MSRVSKNPISIPANVEVSIMPCNVSVKGPLGTLNQALTNDIMLEINENVLKIQTTNNSQHANALSGTIRALIANMVHGVSIGFEKKLQLVGVGYRAQAQAGQNKVNLTLGFSHPVDHVIPDGITIETPSQTEIIIKGIDKQKVGQTAADIRAYRKPEPYKGKGVRYSDEVIILKETKKK; translated from the coding sequence ATGTCTCGAGTAAGCAAGAACCCGATATCAATACCTGCTAATGTAGAAGTTAGTATAATGCCTTGCAATGTTTCAGTAAAAGGACCTTTAGGCACACTGAATCAGGCATTAACTAATGATATTATGCTAGAAATTAATGAAAATGTTCTAAAGATTCAAACGACTAACAATTCGCAACATGCAAATGCGCTTTCAGGTACTATTCGCGCACTTATTGCCAATATGGTTCATGGAGTATCGATTGGATTTGAAAAAAAATTACAATTAGTTGGTGTTGGCTATAGAGCACAAGCACAGGCGGGTCAGAATAAAGTAAATTTAACTTTAGGTTTTTCGCATCCAGTAGATCATGTAATACCAGATGGTATAACAATTGAAACTCCATCACAAACAGAAATAATAATTAAGGGTATAGATAAGCAGAAAGTAGGTCAAACTGCAGCAGATATTCGTGCTTATAGAAAACCTGAGCCCTATAAAGGTAAAGGTGTTCGGTATTCTGATGAGGTTATTATTCTCAAAGAAACGAAGAAAAAATAA
- the rpsH gene encoding 30S ribosomal protein S8, translating to MSMSDPIADMLTRIRNAQLAKINSVKMPSSNIKLSIANVLKDEGYISDFSIITDKNKNILEISLKYYSGAPVIEQIKRISKPGLRIYKSSKNLPDIMNGLGIAIVSTSNGVMTERKARASGIGGELLCVVV from the coding sequence ATGAGTATGAGTGATCCAATTGCCGATATGTTAACGCGAATAAGAAATGCGCAATTGGCAAAGATAAATTCTGTAAAAATGCCGAGCTCGAATATTAAGTTATCGATTGCAAATGTTCTTAAAGATGAAGGATATATTTCTGATTTCAGTATAATTACCGATAAAAATAAAAATATTTTGGAAATTTCTCTGAAATACTATTCAGGTGCTCCTGTTATCGAGCAAATAAAACGTATTAGCAAACCGGGTTTGAGAATATATAAATCTAGTAAGAATCTACCTGATATAATGAACGGTTTGGGAATAGCAATAGTATCCACTTCTAATGGAGTAATGACTGAAAGGAAGGCGCGTGCATCAGGTATTGGTGGTGAACTTCTGTGTGTTGTTGTTTAG
- the rpsN gene encoding 30S ribosomal protein S14 — translation MAKLSIINRNLKRIKVVEKFAEKRLALFKIINDAKLNEDDRFNARIALQNLPRDSSPVRLRNRCSLTGRPRGVYSKFGLGRNKLREIAMSGKIPGIIKASW, via the coding sequence ATGGCAAAGCTTTCAATTATTAATAGAAATTTAAAAAGAATTAAGGTAGTGGAGAAATTTGCTGAAAAACGCTTAGCATTATTTAAGATAATTAATGATGCTAAACTTAATGAAGATGATCGTTTTAATGCACGAATAGCATTGCAAAATCTTCCAAGAGACTCGAGTCCTGTAAGATTGCGAAATAGATGCTCATTAACAGGAAGACCACGTGGAGTATATTCAAAATTTGGTTTGGGAAGAAACAAACTAAGAGAAATAGCGATGAGCGGTAAGATACCTGGCATTATTAAAGCGAGCTGGTAA
- the rplE gene encoding 50S ribosomal protein L5 gives MARLQEYYRNTVTKQLIDQFSYKSIMEVPCISKITLNIGLGEATVDKKIVEHAISDMKKICGQQPVVTKAKKSIATFKVRQDYPIGCMVTLRRVRMYEFLDRLITVAIPRIRDFRGISGKSFDGRGNYNMGIKEQIIFPEIDYDKIDALRGMNISITTTAKSDAEAKALLIAFNFPFKN, from the coding sequence ATGGCGCGTCTGCAAGAGTATTATCGGAATACTGTTACTAAACAGTTGATCGATCAATTTAGTTACAAATCCATTATGGAGGTACCTTGCATCAGCAAAATAACTCTAAATATAGGTTTAGGTGAAGCAACTGTTGATAAAAAGATTGTCGAGCACGCGATTTCTGATATGAAGAAGATTTGCGGACAGCAACCTGTAGTTACAAAAGCCAAAAAATCAATTGCTACTTTCAAGGTGAGGCAAGACTATCCTATTGGATGTATGGTTACACTTCGTCGAGTAAGGATGTATGAATTTCTTGATAGATTGATAACAGTGGCGATACCTCGAATTCGTGATTTTCGTGGTATATCTGGAAAATCATTCGATGGGAGAGGAAATTATAATATGGGCATTAAAGAGCAAATAATATTCCCTGAAATTGATTACGATAAAATAGACGCATTGCGCGGCATGAATATATCGATTACAACAACTGCAAAGAGTGATGCAGAAGCAAAAGCTTTGCTAATTGCTTTTAATTTTCCATTTAAGAATTGA
- the rplX gene encoding 50S ribosomal protein L24 produces the protein MQKIRKGDDVIIIAGKDKGKRGAVMRTVGEDRVLVQGINTVKKHQKPNPTIGNAGGIIDREMSIHISNVAIYNFISKKSDRVGVIVDNNNNKVRIFKSTGDLIKT, from the coding sequence ATGCAGAAAATTAGAAAAGGCGATGATGTTATAATTATTGCGGGAAAAGATAAGGGTAAAAGAGGAGCTGTGATGCGTACCGTTGGCGAAGATCGTGTTTTGGTTCAAGGTATAAATACTGTAAAAAAACATCAGAAACCAAACCCAACCATCGGAAATGCTGGTGGAATAATTGATCGTGAAATGTCAATACATATTTCAAATGTTGCTATTTATAATTTTATTTCAAAAAAATCGGATAGAGTTGGCGTTATTGTAGATAACAATAATAATAAAGTACGTATATTTAAATCTACTGGCGATTTAATTAAAACTTAA
- the rplN gene encoding 50S ribosomal protein L14, with translation MIQMQSILKVADNTGARSLMCIKVLGGSKRQYAGIGDIIKVSVKDAAPRGRVKKGEVYNAVVVRTAKGVRRIDGSLLKFDENAAVLLNNKFEPIGTRIFGPVTRELRNARFMKIVSLAPEVL, from the coding sequence ATGATTCAAATGCAATCAATATTAAAAGTAGCAGATAATACTGGGGCAAGGTCACTAATGTGTATCAAAGTTCTCGGTGGTTCTAAAAGACAATATGCTGGCATCGGTGACATAATTAAAGTAAGTGTTAAAGATGCAGCTCCTAGAGGCCGAGTTAAAAAAGGTGAAGTTTATAATGCTGTTGTGGTTCGCACCGCAAAAGGCGTAAGACGTATTGACGGATCTTTATTAAAATTCGATGAAAATGCTGCAGTATTGTTGAATAATAAATTTGAACCAATTGGAACACGTATTTTTGGCCCAGTAACTAGAGAATTACGTAACGCGCGTTTTATGAAAATCGTATCATTAGCGCCAGAAGTTTTATAG
- the rpsQ gene encoding 30S ribosomal protein S17 has protein sequence MTNEKLKRTLSGRVTSNKMNKTVTVLVERRLKHPLYGKFITRSKKYHAHDDSNQFSIGDFVQIVECKPLSKTKSWMVTKLLTDESNT, from the coding sequence ATGACTAATGAAAAATTAAAGCGTACTTTAAGTGGGCGGGTCACAAGCAATAAAATGAATAAAACTGTGACAGTTCTTGTAGAACGTAGATTAAAGCATCCTTTGTATGGAAAGTTTATAACAAGATCTAAGAAGTACCATGCCCATGATGATAGCAATCAGTTTTCGATTGGAGATTTTGTTCAAATTGTTGAGTGCAAACCATTATCAAAAACCAAAAGCTGGATGGTAACAAAGCTTCTTACTGATGAATCAAATACATGA
- the rpmC gene encoding 50S ribosomal protein L29, translated as MKASELREKQLPELNKELVSLLKAHFGLRMQLATQQLSNTRQLKLIKRDIARVKTVITQKQANHD; from the coding sequence ATGAAAGCAAGTGAATTAAGAGAAAAACAATTGCCTGAATTGAATAAAGAACTAGTTTCATTGCTAAAAGCACATTTTGGTCTACGTATGCAACTAGCCACTCAACAGTTATCAAATACAAGACAATTGAAATTAATAAAAAGAGATATTGCAAGAGTGAAAACTGTTATAACTCAGAAACAAGCAAATCATGACTAA
- the rplP gene encoding 50S ribosomal protein L16, with amino-acid sequence MLQPARTKYRKQQKGRNTGVATRGAKVSFGEFGLKAIGRGRLTARQIEAARRAMTRHIKRGGRIWIRIFPDKPISHKPAEVRMGKGKGNPEYYVAEIQPGKMLYEMDGVNEETAKEAFRLAAAKLPIRTMFTIRQIGG; translated from the coding sequence ATGCTTCAGCCAGCTAGAACAAAGTATAGAAAACAGCAAAAAGGTAGGAATACCGGAGTGGCAACACGTGGAGCAAAAGTAAGTTTTGGCGAATTCGGACTCAAAGCGATTGGTAGGGGTAGATTAACAGCACGTCAGATTGAGGCAGCACGTAGAGCCATGACAAGGCATATAAAAAGAGGCGGACGTATTTGGATTCGGATTTTCCCAGACAAACCCATTTCACATAAACCAGCAGAAGTTAGAATGGGTAAGGGAAAAGGGAATCCAGAATATTACGTAGCTGAAATACAGCCAGGCAAGATGTTATATGAAATGGATGGTGTTAATGAAGAAACGGCAAAAGAAGCATTCCGTCTTGCTGCTGCTAAGTTACCAATCAGAACAATGTTTACAATAAGACAAATTGGCGGATAG
- the rpsC gene encoding 30S ribosomal protein S3 — MGQKIHPTGFRLSVQRNWLSRWYANSNNFATMLNEDIKVREFLSDRLKNASVGRILIERPSKNARITIFSSRPGVVIGKKGEDIEVLRSELQKRMGVPVHVNIEEIRKPELDAQLIADNIAQQLEKRIMFRRAMKRAMQNAMRLGAQGIKIMSSGRLNGIEIARTEWYREGRVPLHTLRADLDYGTSEAKTTYGIIGIKVWIFKGEVLGKGDQAALTITNPNTDNEKKKTSKKTAVSFVKAAGTEHTTNTEVNKNSGEKNASAS, encoded by the coding sequence ATGGGTCAAAAAATTCATCCAACCGGATTTCGTCTATCAGTTCAAAGGAATTGGTTGTCTAGATGGTATGCAAATAGTAATAATTTTGCCACTATGCTCAATGAAGACATAAAAGTTCGAGAATTTCTTAGCGATAGATTAAAAAATGCATCGGTTGGTAGAATCCTGATAGAGAGACCCTCGAAAAATGCAAGGATTACAATTTTTAGTTCACGCCCCGGTGTTGTGATTGGTAAAAAAGGGGAAGATATCGAAGTGTTACGGAGTGAACTGCAAAAAAGAATGGGGGTTCCTGTTCATGTTAATATCGAAGAGATCAGAAAGCCGGAGCTTGATGCGCAGTTAATAGCAGATAACATAGCACAGCAATTAGAAAAACGAATAATGTTTCGTCGTGCCATGAAACGGGCTATGCAAAATGCAATGCGGCTGGGTGCCCAAGGGATCAAAATAATGAGTTCTGGAAGATTGAACGGAATAGAAATTGCTCGTACAGAGTGGTATCGTGAAGGAAGAGTTCCTCTTCATACGTTAAGAGCTGATCTCGATTATGGAACATCGGAAGCAAAAACTACTTATGGAATTATAGGTATAAAGGTGTGGATATTTAAAGGTGAAGTGCTTGGAAAGGGCGATCAGGCTGCACTTACAATAACAAATCCTAATACAGATAACGAAAAAAAGAAGACTTCTAAGAAAACAGCTGTTTCTTTTGTGAAAGCAGCTGGTACAGAACATACAACAAATACAGAAGTTAACAAGAATTCTGGAGAGAAAAATGCTTCAGCCAGCTAG
- the rplV gene encoding 50S ribosomal protein L22 yields the protein METTAILRGVSLSAQKGRLVADQIRGLSVDKALNILSFSPKKGAEIIRKLLESAIANAEHNDGADIDELKVSTIYIDRGTSMKRTSARAKGRGNRIVKPTCHILLTVGDSDSHTK from the coding sequence ATGGAAACAACTGCTATATTACGCGGCGTTAGTTTATCAGCTCAAAAAGGACGTCTTGTAGCTGATCAAATTAGAGGTCTTTCTGTAGACAAGGCATTAAATATATTATCGTTCAGTCCAAAGAAAGGAGCTGAAATAATACGAAAGCTTTTGGAGTCTGCAATAGCTAATGCAGAGCACAATGATGGAGCTGATATAGATGAACTTAAAGTTTCTACTATATATATCGATCGAGGAACATCGATGAAGCGCACAAGTGCGCGCGCGAAGGGACGTGGCAATAGAATTGTAAAACCTACATGTCATATATTGCTTACTGTAGGCGATAGTGATAGTCACACTAAATAA
- the rpsS gene encoding 30S ribosomal protein S19 has protein sequence MARSVKKGPFVDSHLLSKIEKSRETNDKRPIKTWSRRSTILPDFIGLTVAVHNGKQHIPLFVTENMVGHKFGEFSLTRTFKGHAGDKKAVTKR, from the coding sequence ATGGCACGCTCAGTAAAAAAAGGTCCGTTCGTTGATTCACATTTATTATCAAAAATTGAAAAATCGCGTGAAACAAATGATAAGAGGCCTATAAAAACATGGTCAAGGAGATCAACAATTCTGCCAGACTTTATAGGATTGACAGTTGCAGTTCATAATGGAAAACAACATATTCCGCTTTTTGTGACAGAAAATATGGTTGGTCATAAGTTTGGTGAATTTTCATTAACACGCACTTTTAAAGGCCATGCTGGCGACAAAAAAGCTGTAACGAAGCGATAG
- the rplB gene encoding 50S ribosomal protein L2, which yields MALVKLKPTSPGRRSVVRLINKDLHKGEPHKNLLEKQSKTAGRNHHGRITTRHRGGGHKQHYRMIDFKRDKDDIAAVVERIEYDPNRTANIALICYIDGERRYIIAPKGLTVGTRISSGRNAQIKTGDSLPLRNIPMGTIIHCVELLPGKGAQLARSAGASVQLQAREGNYAQIKLRSGEMRKVHIDCRATIGEVGNAEHNLRSIGKAGAVRWRGIRPTVRGVAMNPIDHPHGGGEGRTSAGRHPVSPWGTPAKGYRTRNNKRTDVMIVRHRYSKKG from the coding sequence ATGGCACTTGTAAAATTAAAACCGACATCACCAGGGCGAAGATCTGTAGTCAGATTGATTAATAAGGATTTGCATAAAGGTGAGCCACATAAAAATTTACTTGAAAAACAATCCAAAACTGCTGGGCGTAATCATCATGGACGAATTACAACCAGGCACCGCGGTGGTGGTCATAAACAGCATTATAGAATGATTGATTTTAAGCGTGACAAAGATGACATTGCAGCCGTTGTTGAGCGTATCGAATACGATCCAAATCGAACTGCGAATATTGCTTTGATATGTTATATAGATGGTGAAAGAAGATACATAATAGCTCCTAAAGGGCTAACTGTTGGTACCCGAATTAGTAGCGGCAGAAACGCCCAGATTAAGACAGGTGATTCTTTACCATTACGCAACATACCGATGGGAACGATAATTCATTGTGTTGAATTGTTGCCAGGTAAAGGAGCTCAATTGGCACGTTCTGCGGGAGCATCGGTTCAACTGCAAGCACGCGAAGGTAATTATGCTCAAATTAAGCTTCGCTCTGGCGAGATGCGTAAGGTTCATATCGATTGTCGAGCAACAATAGGTGAAGTGGGGAATGCTGAGCATAACTTAAGATCTATTGGTAAAGCGGGTGCAGTACGATGGCGAGGAATCAGACCGACAGTTAGGGGAGTTGCGATGAATCCAATTGATCATCCTCATGGAGGAGGTGAAGGTAGGACTTCTGCTGGACGGCATCCCGTAAGCCCATGGGGAACTCCTGCCAAAGGCTACAGAACTCGTAATAATAAAAGAACAGATGTGATGATTGTACGTCATCGTTATTCAAAAAAAGGATGA
- the rplW gene encoding 50S ribosomal protein L23, with amino-acid sequence MNNVNINHERLLKIILAPHISEKATFLGEKNNQTVFRVATDATKNEIKAAVELLWKEQKIEVKNVRTLNVKGKRKRFGRFMGSRRDWKKAVVSIKEGQELNFTNFSNAEAK; translated from the coding sequence ATGAATAATGTAAATATCAACCATGAACGCTTATTAAAAATAATATTAGCTCCACATATTTCTGAAAAAGCAACATTTCTGGGAGAAAAAAATAATCAAACAGTATTCCGTGTGGCGACAGATGCAACTAAAAATGAGATTAAAGCTGCTGTCGAATTATTGTGGAAAGAACAAAAAATTGAAGTTAAAAATGTTCGCACTCTCAATGTAAAAGGAAAACGAAAGAGATTTGGACGTTTCATGGGGAGTCGAAGGGATTGGAAGAAAGCTGTTGTTAGCATCAAAGAAGGACAAGAATTAAATTTTACAAATTTTTCAAATGCAGAGGCTAAGTGA
- the rplD gene encoding 50S ribosomal protein L4, translating into MELQLIDKKNQKTGSITVSDELFNRDYNEALVHQVITSYLSNARGATRAQKGRSDVAKSTRKPWRQKGTGRARVGMASSPIWRGGGKIFPSSPDENFRKKLNKKMYRAGVSVIVSQLIRDNRLLVTDAFAVDTHKTKALSEKLEALGLNEVMVITHEIDDNLYLSSRNIPRVAVVEVKNIDPVSLLRFEKILITTEGLKKFEELLS; encoded by the coding sequence ATGGAACTACAGCTTATCGATAAAAAGAATCAGAAAACAGGCAGTATTACAGTTTCTGATGAGCTTTTTAATAGAGATTACAATGAGGCACTTGTTCATCAAGTCATAACATCATATTTGTCCAATGCGCGTGGAGCTACACGAGCTCAAAAGGGTCGATCAGATGTGGCTAAATCAACACGTAAACCATGGAGACAAAAAGGTACTGGGCGTGCGCGCGTAGGGATGGCATCTAGTCCAATTTGGCGTGGTGGTGGTAAAATTTTTCCAAGTAGTCCTGATGAAAATTTTAGAAAAAAGTTGAATAAAAAAATGTATCGTGCTGGTGTCAGTGTGATTGTATCTCAGTTAATACGGGATAATCGATTGTTAGTCACAGATGCGTTTGCTGTTGATACGCATAAAACTAAAGCACTTTCGGAAAAATTAGAAGCACTTGGATTAAATGAAGTAATGGTTATAACCCATGAGATTGATGATAATTTGTATTTGTCGTCACGAAATATTCCTCGTGTTGCTGTTGTGGAAGTAAAAAATATTGATCCGGTAAGTCTTTTAAGATTCGAAAAAATTCTTATTACCACTGAAGGACTGAAGAAATTTGAGGAGCTACTTTCATGA